A single region of the Ferroacidibacillus organovorans genome encodes:
- the alaS gene encoding alanine--tRNA ligase: protein MQGREIRRLYTEFFREKGHEIVPSASLVPHDDPTLLWINSGMAPLKKYFDGRVVPTNPRLTNSQKCIRTNDIENVGKTARHHTFFEMLGNFSIGDYFKREAIHYAYEFLTDRLKLDVSRLSITIHPEDDEAFLIWHREIGFPEEKILRLEENFWDIGEGPCGPNSEIFYDRGENVGCGRETCDASCDCDRHLEIWNLVFSQYNHNADGSYTPLPKKNIDTGMGLERTASVLQDKPSNYETDLFMPIIEAAAQRLNVRYGENEAVDVALKVIADHARAVVFSITDGVAPSNEGRGYVIRRLLRRAVRYGKQLGFGEPFLHSLVPVVAGMMDDAYPEIAARAEHTMTLMRLEEERFHETLADGEALLAKSIARLREMGSTVLSGAEAFRLYDTFGFPIDLTEEIAKESGVEIDRNGFAEALEAQRQRARSARQQVDSMQVQSGELADLLVPSVFVGYDTLKTDAHVVALYLNGKAVEQAGALERVLVVLDQTPFYAESGGQVADRGIIRGHDFELRVEDVKKAPNGQHIHICEVALGSVRTVARVVAEVDSLRRAAITKNHTATHLLHYALRTVLGEHVAQAGSLVLPDRLRFDFSHTGAISREDLERVELLVNQAIWDDEPVTVEEMAQSDAKALGAMALFGEKYGERVRVVRAGSQSIELCGGCHVSHNGQINLFRLVSESGIGSGVRRVEAVTGAYAYEFVKAEERLLLHVSEQLKSPPALLQKRVESMNDHVRLLEKEVEALTAQLNRAEAAQLDERITQHANGRALVAAVREQDVEGLRAMADYLRQKHADLLIVLGSSKAEKAAFVVSVPPLLQARGAHAGKLVKEIASLAGGAGGGKADLAQAGGRNPEKLPKALEHAEALLAKLLSDTM from the coding sequence GTGCAAGGTAGAGAAATCCGCCGTCTTTACACAGAGTTTTTCCGGGAGAAAGGTCACGAGATTGTTCCAAGCGCAAGCCTTGTTCCGCACGATGATCCTACGCTCCTCTGGATCAACAGCGGTATGGCGCCACTTAAAAAATACTTTGACGGACGTGTCGTTCCCACCAATCCACGTCTTACGAACAGTCAAAAGTGCATTCGCACAAACGATATCGAAAATGTCGGAAAAACGGCTCGCCACCATACGTTTTTTGAGATGCTCGGAAATTTTTCGATCGGTGATTACTTTAAGCGCGAGGCGATTCACTATGCGTATGAGTTTCTGACAGATCGCCTGAAGCTGGATGTGTCGCGTCTCTCGATTACCATTCATCCAGAAGACGATGAGGCATTTTTAATCTGGCACCGCGAGATCGGTTTTCCGGAAGAAAAAATCCTTCGTCTAGAGGAAAATTTCTGGGATATCGGTGAAGGGCCGTGCGGGCCGAACTCAGAAATTTTTTATGATCGCGGAGAGAATGTCGGCTGCGGTCGGGAAACGTGTGACGCGAGTTGTGACTGTGATCGCCACTTGGAGATCTGGAACCTCGTTTTTAGCCAATATAATCACAATGCGGATGGATCGTATACACCGCTTCCCAAAAAGAATATCGATACTGGCATGGGGCTTGAACGCACCGCGTCAGTGCTTCAGGATAAACCCTCCAATTACGAAACGGATCTTTTTATGCCGATCATCGAAGCGGCTGCGCAGAGACTCAATGTTCGCTATGGGGAGAATGAAGCGGTTGACGTGGCGCTCAAGGTGATCGCGGATCATGCGCGCGCGGTAGTGTTTTCGATCACCGATGGCGTTGCCCCATCGAATGAAGGGCGCGGCTATGTGATTCGCCGATTGTTGCGGCGAGCGGTGCGCTATGGCAAACAGCTCGGCTTTGGCGAGCCATTTCTTCACTCGCTCGTTCCCGTTGTCGCCGGGATGATGGACGACGCGTATCCGGAGATTGCGGCGCGCGCGGAACACACCATGACGCTGATGCGCCTTGAAGAAGAAAGGTTTCACGAGACGCTGGCAGATGGGGAGGCACTACTTGCAAAATCAATCGCGCGGCTGCGCGAGATGGGTTCGACCGTGCTTTCTGGCGCAGAAGCGTTTCGTCTCTATGACACGTTTGGCTTTCCAATTGATCTGACCGAAGAAATTGCAAAAGAGAGTGGCGTGGAGATTGATCGCAATGGGTTTGCCGAGGCGCTTGAGGCGCAGCGGCAACGCGCACGCAGCGCGCGACAACAGGTGGACAGCATGCAGGTGCAATCAGGAGAGTTGGCGGATCTGCTCGTGCCAAGCGTCTTTGTCGGGTATGACACACTCAAGACGGACGCGCATGTCGTCGCACTCTATTTAAACGGAAAGGCAGTTGAACAGGCGGGGGCGCTTGAGCGAGTCTTGGTCGTTCTCGATCAAACTCCGTTTTATGCTGAAAGCGGCGGTCAAGTGGCAGACCGTGGTATCATCCGCGGACACGATTTTGAACTGCGCGTCGAGGATGTAAAAAAGGCGCCAAACGGTCAGCACATTCACATCTGTGAAGTCGCGCTTGGGTCTGTGCGCACCGTAGCGCGGGTGGTGGCAGAGGTTGATTCATTGCGGCGCGCTGCGATCACGAAAAATCACACGGCGACGCATCTTCTTCACTACGCGCTTCGGACGGTGCTCGGAGAACATGTCGCGCAGGCGGGCTCGCTCGTACTACCGGATCGCCTGCGGTTTGACTTTTCGCATACAGGCGCAATTTCGCGGGAAGATCTTGAGCGTGTTGAGTTGCTAGTCAATCAGGCGATCTGGGACGACGAACCGGTGACGGTTGAAGAAATGGCGCAGTCAGACGCTAAAGCGCTTGGTGCCATGGCGCTGTTTGGTGAAAAATACGGGGAACGTGTGCGCGTCGTGCGTGCCGGATCGCAGTCCATCGAATTGTGCGGCGGTTGTCACGTCTCGCATAACGGTCAGATCAACCTGTTTCGTTTGGTCAGCGAAAGTGGAATTGGATCGGGTGTGCGCCGGGTCGAAGCGGTCACAGGCGCATATGCCTATGAATTTGTGAAGGCAGAAGAGCGGTTGCTTCTCCATGTTTCAGAGCAGCTTAAATCGCCGCCCGCGCTTTTGCAAAAACGGGTAGAGTCGATGAACGATCACGTGCGATTGCTTGAGAAAGAAGTCGAAGCGCTCACGGCTCAATTGAATCGCGCGGAGGCGGCGCAACTTGATGAGCGCATCACACAGCACGCAAACGGGCGTGCGCTTGTGGCGGCGGTGCGTGAGCAAGACGTTGAAGGGCTGCGTGCCATGGCGGATTATTTGCGCCAAAAACACGCAGATCTCTTGATCGTGCTGGGTTCATCAAAGGCTGAGAAAGCAGCGTTTGTCGTATCTGTGCCCCCTTTACTTCAGGCGCGTGGTGCGCATGCTGGAAAACTTGTCAAAGAGATCGCGAGTTTGGCTGGAGGGGCGGGTGGCGGTAAGGCGGATCTGGCCCAGGCAGGCGGGCGCAATCCAGAAAAGCTGCCAAAAGCGCTGGAGCATGCTGAAGCGCTGCTCGCAAAGCTCCTCTCGGATACAATGTGA
- a CDS encoding IreB family regulatory phosphoprotein: MPSFEETMQFRLRPDEPSRAERALLLAYEALSEKGYNPIHQMAGYLISGDPAYITSHKDARDTIRRLERDELIEELVRAYLAARLP, encoded by the coding sequence ATGCCGTCTTTTGAAGAAACGATGCAGTTTCGACTTCGGCCTGATGAACCGAGTCGCGCGGAACGCGCTTTGCTTCTCGCCTATGAGGCGCTCAGTGAGAAAGGTTACAACCCGATTCACCAGATGGCAGGTTATCTCATTTCGGGAGATCCCGCTTATATCACGAGCCATAAAGACGCGCGTGACACGATTCGCCGACTTGAGCGTGATGAGTTGATTGAAGAGCTCGTACGCGCCTATCTGGCGGCGCGCCTGCCGTGA
- the ruvX gene encoding Holliday junction resolvase RuvX, giving the protein MGIDYGDARIGIALSDALKWTAQSLEVIDCRRIKDPVARIAELVLLHDVERMVLGFPRNMNGTIGARAEKTQAFKDRLEKVIDVPIEWMDERLSTVSAQRLLIEGNVRRENRRGVVDKVAATLILQTYLDRARRDAP; this is encoded by the coding sequence ATGGGCATTGACTATGGAGACGCGCGGATCGGCATTGCGCTGAGCGATGCCTTGAAGTGGACTGCACAATCGCTTGAGGTGATTGACTGCCGGCGGATAAAAGACCCTGTCGCGCGAATCGCCGAATTGGTTTTACTCCACGATGTGGAACGAATGGTACTTGGATTTCCGCGCAACATGAATGGTACGATCGGTGCGCGTGCGGAAAAGACACAGGCGTTTAAAGACAGACTGGAAAAAGTGATCGACGTGCCGATTGAGTGGATGGACGAACGCTTGTCGACCGTCTCTGCGCAGAGACTTTTGATCGAGGGAAATGTGCGCCGCGAAAATCGCCGCGGGGTCGTCGATAAAGTGGCGGCGACCCTTATTTTACAAACGTATCTAGACCGTGCGAGGAGGGATGCGCCGTGA
- a CDS encoding DUF1292 domain-containing protein: protein MDLLLQGHVTLTDDEGRDEDYEVLRVLEMDGRHYVLLMSLLDPEEEPLILRVEGSVEDDDASLCGIEDDEEWERVAEAFDTLMVEWDDLS from the coding sequence ATGGATTTGCTGCTGCAGGGTCATGTGACGCTAACCGACGACGAAGGACGCGATGAGGACTATGAGGTGCTGCGCGTTCTTGAAATGGATGGCCGGCACTATGTGTTGTTAATGTCACTTCTTGATCCGGAAGAGGAACCGCTCATCCTGCGCGTGGAAGGCAGTGTCGAGGATGATGACGCGTCGCTTTGCGGCATTGAGGATGACGAGGAGTGGGAACGCGTCGCAGAGGCGTTTGACACGCTCATGGTAGAGTGGGACGATCTAAGCTAA
- the mltG gene encoding endolytic transglycosylase MltG, translating into MKPRLRRRGGVSLLVAFALFWGGFSSYQGIYLPGNVSKTTWINIPAGATSTQIADLLYQKEVIRSPFWFRAYLALSGQADRLQAGRYPFSPGQNVPSVVGELTRGSVAYNTVSVTFPEGYTVTQMAATLQQAGVCSAQSFMRAVKTDHFSYSFLATSYHRKTVRDPLEGFLFPDTYDFVRGESPKTVIQTMLQMTQQVLDPHRLREIAREGLTVQEVMTVASMIEREAKLKSERPLVASVIYNRLHLHPPMKLQIDATVLYALNGHGSLNHDLYINNPYNTYVYGGLPPGPIANPGLASIQAALHPAKTDYYFYVARNDGSGGHYFSTTYAQQLHNELRSQQNAAHHG; encoded by the coding sequence ATGAAACCACGATTGAGAAGGCGCGGGGGCGTGTCGCTCCTGGTCGCCTTCGCGCTTTTTTGGGGAGGTTTTTCTTCGTATCAGGGAATTTATCTCCCGGGCAATGTCTCAAAAACGACATGGATCAACATCCCGGCGGGTGCGACATCGACCCAGATCGCTGATCTCCTTTATCAGAAAGAAGTGATTCGAAGCCCATTTTGGTTCCGCGCCTACCTTGCTTTGAGTGGGCAGGCGGATCGGTTGCAGGCGGGACGCTACCCGTTTTCACCCGGGCAAAACGTTCCTTCTGTGGTGGGAGAGCTGACGCGCGGATCGGTTGCCTACAACACTGTTTCAGTGACGTTCCCGGAAGGGTACACGGTCACGCAGATGGCGGCGACCCTTCAGCAAGCGGGGGTGTGCAGTGCGCAATCGTTTATGCGCGCGGTGAAAACGGATCACTTTTCATATTCGTTTTTGGCGACATCGTATCACCGAAAAACGGTGCGCGATCCACTTGAAGGGTTCCTGTTTCCAGATACGTATGATTTTGTGCGGGGAGAGTCGCCAAAAACGGTGATTCAAACGATGCTGCAGATGACGCAACAGGTGCTTGATCCGCATCGCTTGCGCGAGATTGCACGCGAAGGGCTGACGGTGCAAGAAGTGATGACTGTGGCCTCAATGATTGAACGCGAGGCAAAACTCAAGTCGGAACGACCGCTTGTCGCGAGTGTGATCTATAATCGTCTGCACCTGCATCCGCCAATGAAGCTGCAGATTGATGCGACAGTGCTTTATGCGCTAAATGGTCACGGGAGTCTCAACCATGATCTTTATATCAACAATCCGTATAACACGTATGTGTATGGTGGGCTTCCACCTGGACCGATAGCCAATCCAGGACTCGCTTCAATTCAAGCGGCGCTTCATCCTGCGAAGACGGACTACTATTTTTATGTTGCGCGAAATGACGGAAGCGGCGGTCACTATTTCTCGACGACATACGCACAACAACTGCACAACGAACTGAGGAGTCAGCAAAACGCAGCGCATCACGGCTAG
- the sigK gene encoding RNA polymerase sporulation sigma factor SigK translates to MSLLLSLSLLVREFTVLVSYVKNQTFPQPLDKREEHEALLRFASGDKDARNTLIEHNLRLVAHVVKKYDNGLTDTDDLVSIGTIGLIKGIESFRVERGVRLATYAARCIENEILMHLRSRKKRRRDMSLQEPIGQDKEGNEVSLIDILGSDADEVIEDVAFRIDRESIYTGLKVLEPREREIIWARFGLPYGEEKTQREIAKAMGISRSYVSRIEKRAIEKLQEQFRENAR, encoded by the coding sequence GTGAGCCTGCTGTTATCCTTGTCCCTATTGGTGCGGGAATTCACGGTGCTGGTTTCGTATGTCAAGAACCAGACGTTTCCGCAGCCGCTTGATAAGCGTGAAGAGCATGAAGCGCTGTTGCGCTTTGCGTCTGGCGACAAAGACGCGCGCAACACGCTGATTGAACACAATTTGCGGCTGGTGGCGCATGTTGTCAAGAAGTACGATAACGGACTAACCGATACGGATGACCTTGTCTCGATTGGCACGATTGGGCTGATCAAGGGCATCGAATCGTTTCGCGTCGAGCGCGGCGTTCGCCTTGCCACGTATGCGGCACGCTGCATTGAAAACGAGATTCTCATGCATTTGCGCAGCCGTAAAAAAAGAAGGCGCGACATGAGCCTGCAAGAGCCAATCGGCCAGGACAAAGAAGGCAATGAGGTTTCGCTGATCGACATTCTCGGTTCTGATGCGGATGAGGTGATCGAAGACGTCGCGTTTCGCATCGACCGAGAATCAATTTACACGGGTCTAAAAGTGCTTGAACCGCGCGAACGCGAAATTATTTGGGCGCGGTTTGGACTTCCCTATGGCGAAGAAAAAACGCAGCGCGAAATCGCCAAGGCCATGGGAATTTCCCGCTCGTATGTTTCGCGGATTGAAAAGCGCGCGATTGAAAAATTGCAGGAGCAGTTTCGGGAAAACGCCCGCTGA
- a CDS encoding YqeG family HAD IIIA-type phosphatase, whose product MRLLSSLKPNEYVTSIYHIDVKALADRGIRGILTDLDNTLVAWNSPQATPKLVAWLSHVKNLGFRVMILSNNEEARVRSFAEPLGIPCIAPARKPRTVNFHKALAQMNVSAGETAMVGDQLFTDVLGGNRAGLYTILVQPIHSKEWIGTKLNRIAERFVLARLPSPSGQKEYTWDEVRREDVLQDE is encoded by the coding sequence GTGCGTCTGCTGTCTTCTTTAAAACCGAACGAGTACGTGACATCCATATACCACATCGACGTAAAAGCGCTCGCGGATCGCGGGATCCGCGGAATTCTTACAGATCTTGACAACACGCTTGTCGCGTGGAATTCGCCCCAGGCTACCCCAAAACTGGTAGCCTGGCTTTCGCATGTCAAGAATTTAGGTTTTCGTGTCATGATCCTTTCAAACAATGAAGAGGCGCGTGTGCGATCGTTTGCAGAACCGCTCGGAATTCCCTGTATCGCGCCTGCACGCAAGCCGCGCACGGTGAACTTTCACAAGGCCCTGGCGCAAATGAACGTATCTGCCGGCGAGACGGCGATGGTTGGCGATCAACTGTTTACGGATGTGCTGGGGGGCAATCGGGCGGGGCTTTACACGATTCTGGTGCAGCCCATTCACTCGAAAGAGTGGATTGGAACAAAGCTTAATCGCATCGCGGAGCGCTTTGTGCTGGCCAGATTGCCAAGTCCGTCCGGACAGAAAGAGTACACATGGGACGAAGTGAGAAGGGAAGATGTGTTGCAGGATGAGTAG
- the yqeH gene encoding ribosome biogenesis GTPase YqeH yields MSLICTGCGAPLQMDTEDAPGYITNEAFMREQPVCQRCYRLIHYGQFQPMAIPEETYRQVVMKALARPSFVLYVMDLFDVSGSIVPGLTGVLRQHDVMIVANKFDLFPKQTADEPVKSWLLREARRAEIPASDAVLVSAKTGYHMDELVEQLEARARKKQIVVMGMANVGKSSLLNALLSRLDPEQTRFTTSAFPGTTLGSMAIKLGDNGFTIVDTPGLMGKHRIQDRVCKASLKLIMPTERLRPRVYQLQKGQSLFLGGLARFDFIEGPPQSVVVYVANQLRVHRTKLQQADSLYQRHLGGLLTPPCVSCDEGLRTLVPKNVSFTEGRPVDLAIPGLGFLRLSGHAIKGVIHLPKGVTVNVRNALL; encoded by the coding sequence ATGAGCCTGATTTGCACGGGCTGCGGCGCTCCGCTCCAAATGGACACGGAAGACGCTCCAGGCTACATCACGAATGAGGCGTTTATGCGGGAACAGCCGGTCTGTCAGCGCTGTTATCGGCTGATTCACTACGGGCAGTTTCAGCCGATGGCGATTCCAGAGGAGACGTACCGTCAGGTGGTCATGAAGGCACTGGCCCGACCATCTTTCGTGCTCTATGTCATGGATTTGTTTGATGTTAGCGGAAGTATCGTGCCAGGGCTTACCGGGGTGCTTCGCCAGCATGATGTGATGATTGTCGCAAACAAGTTTGATTTGTTTCCGAAGCAGACGGCGGATGAACCTGTGAAATCGTGGCTCCTTCGTGAGGCTAGGCGTGCGGAGATCCCGGCGAGCGATGCGGTTTTGGTCAGTGCGAAAACGGGTTATCACATGGATGAACTCGTTGAGCAGTTGGAGGCGCGCGCGCGCAAGAAACAGATCGTGGTGATGGGCATGGCAAACGTCGGCAAGTCGAGTTTGCTAAACGCGCTGCTGTCGCGACTCGACCCGGAACAGACGCGCTTTACCACGAGCGCCTTTCCAGGGACCACGCTTGGCTCTATGGCGATAAAGCTCGGGGACAACGGGTTTACCATCGTCGACACGCCTGGACTCATGGGAAAACACCGGATCCAGGATCGCGTGTGCAAGGCGTCACTCAAGTTGATCATGCCGACAGAGCGACTGCGCCCGCGTGTCTATCAGTTGCAAAAAGGACAGAGCCTCTTTTTGGGCGGACTTGCGCGGTTTGATTTTATCGAAGGGCCACCGCAGAGCGTCGTGGTGTATGTGGCCAATCAACTGCGTGTCCATCGCACCAAGCTGCAGCAGGCAGACAGCCTCTACCAGCGTCACCTGGGTGGATTGCTCACACCGCCGTGTGTCTCGTGTGATGAGGGCCTGCGCACGCTTGTCCCAAAAAATGTCTCGTTTACAGAGGGGCGTCCAGTTGATCTCGCAATTCCAGGACTCGGTTTTCTGCGACTTTCCGGGCACGCCATCAAGGGTGTGATTCATCTGCCAAAAGGCGTGACGGTGAATGTGCGCAATGCGCTCCTCTGA
- the aroE gene encoding shikimate dehydrogenase — MSAIERMFMVIGDPIAHSLSPVLHRAAYAAFSLDAWYGASRVRACDLPDAVRGLRALSIAGCNVTIPHKEAILPLLDDLTDRARAVGAVNTVTLRDGRLIGDTTDGEGWLRSYRDEGAPSLAGQTVVLLGAGGAARSILYTLLTQDAACARIFIINRDRVRAERLCAAFAHLAHGTVLAACALDELRASEIDVIINTTSVGMEGELAGACPIAPDFFRAHHFVSDIVYRPAQTVFLSEAKRRRAHTHGGLGMLVYQGALAFEMWFGVKPPVDRMMAVAREALQVKG, encoded by the coding sequence GTGAGTGCGATCGAACGCATGTTTATGGTCATCGGCGACCCTATCGCGCACAGTCTTTCGCCTGTGCTACACCGTGCGGCGTATGCCGCGTTCTCGCTTGACGCCTGGTATGGCGCCAGCAGAGTCAGAGCGTGTGATCTGCCAGATGCGGTTCGTGGGTTGCGCGCCCTCTCGATCGCGGGGTGCAATGTCACCATTCCGCACAAGGAAGCCATTTTGCCGCTGCTTGATGATTTGACAGACCGCGCCCGTGCGGTTGGGGCAGTCAATACGGTCACGCTGCGGGATGGCCGCCTGATCGGGGACACGACGGACGGTGAGGGCTGGCTGCGCTCGTATCGGGATGAGGGTGCGCCATCGCTTGCGGGTCAGACGGTGGTGCTGCTTGGCGCAGGTGGGGCAGCGCGTTCGATTCTCTATACGCTGCTCACGCAAGATGCTGCCTGTGCACGTATTTTTATCATCAATCGCGACCGCGTGCGCGCTGAGCGACTTTGCGCGGCGTTTGCACATCTCGCACATGGAACCGTTCTCGCGGCGTGTGCTCTTGATGAACTGCGCGCATCCGAGATCGATGTGATCATCAACACAACCTCTGTCGGCATGGAGGGAGAGCTGGCAGGTGCGTGCCCGATTGCGCCTGATTTTTTTCGCGCGCACCACTTTGTATCCGATATCGTTTACCGTCCGGCGCAGACGGTGTTTCTGAGTGAGGCGAAGCGACGCCGCGCGCACACGCACGGGGGACTCGGCATGCTCGTCTATCAAGGCGCGCTCGCGTTTGAGATGTGGTTTGGCGTGAAGCCGCCTGTCGATCGAATGATGGCCGTGGCGAGAGAGGCGCTTCAAGTGAAGGGCTGA
- the yhbY gene encoding ribosome assembly RNA-binding protein YhbY codes for MLTGTQTRYLRGLAHHLTPIFQIGKGGISENMLDQIGLALEARELIKISLLQNSEWTVKEAAEEIARVTKAEIVQTIGKTITVYRRSVDHKTIVLPR; via the coding sequence TTGCTTACAGGTACACAGACTCGCTATTTGCGCGGGCTGGCACACCATTTGACACCGATTTTTCAAATCGGGAAAGGAGGAATCTCTGAAAACATGCTCGATCAGATCGGGCTTGCGCTTGAGGCGCGCGAACTGATCAAAATATCCCTGCTACAGAATTCAGAGTGGACAGTAAAGGAAGCGGCAGAAGAAATCGCGCGTGTTACCAAGGCAGAGATCGTTCAGACGATTGGAAAGACGATCACGGTGTATCGCAGATCCGTCGACCATAAAACGATTGTGTTGCCAAGATGA
- the nadD gene encoding nicotinate-nucleotide adenylyltransferase — MSIARLGIFGGTFDPPHIGHLLMAEVARETLMLDRVLFIPAAIPPHKAEIAITSGEERAEMVARAIAPYPAFSLSRCELARDGVSYTIDTLREVREQKEYGGARLYLLLGADMLAQFAAWKEAAAIARDATLLAAPREGFELTRLIARVREQIPNADIAPLPMPPLDVSATWLRSRIKEGRRVEWLLPASVLEYVGERGLYR, encoded by the coding sequence ATGAGCATCGCGCGGCTTGGAATCTTTGGCGGTACCTTCGATCCTCCGCACATTGGCCATTTGCTGATGGCAGAAGTGGCGCGTGAGACGCTTATGCTCGATCGGGTCTTGTTTATCCCGGCGGCGATTCCTCCTCACAAGGCGGAAATCGCGATCACATCGGGCGAGGAGCGCGCAGAGATGGTTGCGCGCGCGATTGCCCCGTATCCCGCGTTTTCTTTGTCGCGCTGTGAACTGGCGCGCGATGGAGTCAGCTACACGATCGACACGCTGCGCGAGGTGCGCGAGCAAAAAGAGTATGGTGGCGCGCGCCTCTATCTGTTGCTCGGGGCGGACATGCTGGCACAGTTTGCAGCGTGGAAAGAAGCGGCGGCGATTGCCCGCGATGCGACGCTTCTGGCGGCACCGCGCGAGGGGTTCGAGCTCACGCGCTTGATCGCGCGCGTGCGTGAGCAGATTCCAAACGCAGACATCGCTCCACTCCCGATGCCGCCACTCGATGTCTCTGCGACCTGGCTTCGCAGCCGCATCAAGGAAGGAAGGCGAGTAGAGTGGCTTCTTCCGGCGTCAGTCCTTGAATATGTGGGAGAACGGGGACTCTACCGATGA
- the yqeK gene encoding bis(5'-nucleosyl)-tetraphosphatase (symmetrical) YqeK, with product MMEEIKKRVKARLSPHRFAHVEGVAKTAVKLAAIHGIDEKRAELAAWLHDYYREDSRESLVHLAEEVAFVIGEQPTPLLHGPLMAARLSLDFGIDDSEVREAIAVHTIGDPAMGPVAQVLFVADLIEPGRTFASARPVRAVAERDLARAVAMTADATIEHLLSAHLPIAKETVALRNLIWKRIDETT from the coding sequence ATGATGGAGGAAATCAAAAAACGTGTTAAGGCGAGGCTTTCACCACACCGTTTTGCGCATGTGGAGGGTGTCGCGAAAACGGCGGTGAAACTTGCGGCGATTCACGGGATTGATGAAAAGCGCGCGGAACTCGCGGCGTGGCTTCACGATTACTACCGCGAGGATTCGCGAGAATCGCTTGTGCATCTGGCGGAAGAGGTCGCCTTTGTGATCGGGGAGCAACCGACGCCGCTTTTGCATGGTCCACTGATGGCGGCAAGGCTATCGCTTGATTTTGGGATCGATGATTCGGAAGTGCGCGAAGCGATCGCTGTGCACACGATCGGAGATCCTGCGATGGGACCTGTCGCGCAGGTGCTTTTTGTCGCAGACTTGATTGAACCGGGAAGGACATTTGCGTCGGCGCGACCTGTGCGCGCCGTGGCTGAGCGCGATTTGGCCCGCGCCGTGGCGATGACGGCAGACGCGACGATCGAACATCTGCTCTCGGCGCATTTGCCGATTGCAAAAGAGACGGTGGCACTGCGCAATCTGATCTGGAAACGGATAGACGAAACCACGTAA
- the rsfS gene encoding ribosome silencing factor, with product MRDQCMEYAQAAAEAAENKKANDVVVLDIRGISVIADYFVICSAMSRIQVQSIADAVRDRLEILGVRCRGMEGKEEGKWILVDFGDVVVHVFNEDERKFYGLERLWADAPRLTLPVGGGMA from the coding sequence ATGCGGGATCAATGCATGGAATACGCACAGGCGGCTGCAGAGGCGGCGGAGAACAAAAAGGCGAATGATGTGGTTGTTCTTGACATTCGCGGGATTTCGGTCATCGCAGATTACTTCGTCATTTGTAGCGCAATGTCGCGTATCCAGGTACAGTCGATTGCTGATGCGGTCCGTGATCGGCTTGAAATCCTTGGCGTCCGCTGTCGCGGCATGGAGGGGAAAGAGGAAGGCAAGTGGATCCTCGTTGACTTTGGCGACGTGGTGGTTCACGTTTTTAATGAAGATGAGCGTAAATTTTATGGCCTGGAAAGGCTTTGGGCGGATGCCCCACGGTTAACTCTTCCGGTTGGCGGGGGAATGGCCTAG